The following coding sequences lie in one Arachis ipaensis cultivar K30076 chromosome B03, Araip1.1, whole genome shotgun sequence genomic window:
- the LOC107629206 gene encoding F-box/kelch-repeat protein At5g60570 produces the protein MTKKLRSDSSIQEDDEKVSSFVRMDSREGVNDGFSRNGPSDSLLPGLIDDVALNCLAWVSRSDYTSLSCINKRYNLLIKSGYLSELRKKLGIVELEHLVYLVCDPRGWEAFDPKRNRWVVLPRIPCDECFNHADKESLAVGSELLVFGRELMDFAIWKYSLVCREWVKCEGMNRPRCLFGSGSLGSIAIVAGGSDRYGTVLDSAELYDSSSGTWELLPHMHTPRRLCSGFFMDDKFYVIGGMSSPTASLTCGEEYNLKTRSWRKIEGMYPYVNGAAQAPPLVAVVDNQLYAVEHLTNMVKKYDKDSNSWSELGRLPVRADSSNGWGLAFKACGEKLLVVGGQRGPEGEAVVLNSWCPKTGVSNGTIDWQVLGVKEHVGVFVYNCAVMGWSGEMRLD, from the coding sequence ATGACAAAGAAATTACGGTCTGATTCTTCCATACAAGAGGATGATGAGAAAGTGAGTAGCTTTGTGAGGATGGATTCAAGGGAAGGAGTGAATGATGGTTTTTCTAGGAATGGACCAAGTGATTCGCTTCTCCCTGGTCTTATTGACGATGTTGCGCTTAATTGCCTTGCTTGGGTTAGTAGATCTGATTATACTTCACTATCATGCATAAATAAGAGGTACAACTTGCTGATTAAGAGTGGCTATTTATCTGAGTTGAGGAAGAAATTGGGAATTGTTGAGTTGGAGCATTTGGTTTATTTAGTTTGCGATCCGAGAGGGTGGGAGGCATTTGATCCTAAGAGAAATAGGTGGGTAGTGCTACCTAGGATACCTTGCGACGAGTGTTTTAACCATGCAGACAAGGAGTCCTTGGCTGTGGGCAGTGAGCTGTTGGTTTTCGGCCGTGAATTGATGGATTTTGCCATTTGGAAGTATAGCTTGGTTTGTCGTGAATGGGTGAAGTGTGAGGGCATGAACCGACCTCGCTGTTTGTTCGGATCTGGCAGTCTTGGTTCGATTGCTATCGTTGCTGGTGGAAGCGATAGGTATGGAACTGTTCTAGATTCTGCTGAGTTGTATGACTCTTCATCGGGTACATGGGAATTGTTACCACACATGCATACGCCGCGTAGATTGTGCTCTGGTTTCTTTATGGACGACAAATTCTACGTGATTGGTGGAATGTCGAGTCCTACTGCTTCATTGACTTGTGGGGAGGAGTATAATCTTAAGACAAGAAGTTGGCGGAAAATCGAGGGCATGTATCCGTATGTCAATGGGGCTGCTCAAGCACCTCCACTTGTGGCGGTGGTGGATAATCAATTGTATGCAGTTGAGCATCTAACCAACATGGTGAAGAAATACGACAAGGACAGTAATTCATGGAGCGAATTGGGAAGACTTCCAGTTCGGGCCGATTCTTCGAACGGATGGGGCCTGGCTTTCAAGGCTTGTGGAGAGAAACTTCTTGTTGTTGGCGGACAAAGAGGTCCAGAAGGCGAAGCTGTTGTACTGAATTCATGGTGTCCTAAAACAGGTGTCAGCAATGGAACCATCGATTGGCAGGTACTTGGCGTGAAGGAGCACGTCGGAGTGTTTGTGTACAATTGCGCCGTTATGGGTTGGTCCGGGGAGATGCGTCTAGATTGA
- the LOC107629205 gene encoding serine/threonine-protein kinase GRIK2, producing MLSKTLSFATAMGCCNCFGFIRSQSRQRAKPRHVNRNPSQERLLDDDMDDMDDDDELMYGDNVANSSSGDDSDGQIRPKRSEDILNFRAENDLVCRKFPVKETHKVIRSEDDNGTKMINQYVREYKIGSGSYGKVALYRNSIDGKHYAIKSFHKSHLLKLRVAPSETAMSDVLREVQIMKMLGHPNIVNLIEVIDDPESDHFYMVLEYVEGKWVCEGTGRACALGDETARRYLRDIVSGLSYLHAHNIVHGDIKPDNLLITRHGTVKIGDFSVSQAVEDDNDELRRSPGTPVFTAPECILGLTYHGKAADTWAVGVTLYCMILGEYPFLGDTLQDTYDRIVNNPIILPNDLNPHVKNLIQGLLLKDPKLRMTLSDVAAHSWVVGDDGPIPEYLCWCRRKRFGQESNENNTTD from the exons ATGCTAAGTAAGACTCTTTCTTTTGCCACTGCAATGGGCTGCTGTAATTGCTTCGGCTTCATAAGGAGTCAAAGCCGACAGAGAGCTAAGCCCCGCCATGTTAACCGTAATCCCTCCCAGGAGCGGTTGTTGGATGATGACATGGATGACATGGATGACGATGATGAGCTGATGTATGGTGACAATGTTGCTAACTCCAGTAGTGGAGATGATAGTGATGGGCAAATTCGCCCCAAGCGATCCGAGGATATTTTGAACTTCAGAGCAGAGAATGACTTGGTTTGTAGGAAGTTTCCTGTTAAGGAGACTCACAAAGTTATTCGATCAGAG GATGACAATGGGACCAAGATGATTAATCAGTATGTTCGTGAATATAAGATCGGTTCTGGTAGCTATGGGAAAGTG GCGCTTTATCGAAACTCCATTGATGGAAAGCATTATGCAATTAAG TCCTTTCACAAGTCTCATCTACTGAAGCTTCGAGTTGCACCCTCTGAGACAGCCATGTCTGATGTTCTACGTGAG GTACAAATTATGAAAATGCTAGGGCATCCTAATATAGTCAATCTTATTGAGGTGATTGATGATCCTGAGTCAGATCACTTCTACATGG TACTTGAATATGTGGAAGGCAAGTGGGTTTGTGAGGGTACAGGCCGTGCTTGTGCCTTAGGTGATGAGACTGCTAGGAGATACTTGCGAGATATAGTTTCTGGATTGTCATATCTCCATGCTCAT AACATAGTACACGGGGATATTAAACCTGATAATCTGCTGATTACACGGCATGGAACAGTAAAAATAGGGGATTTCAGTGTCAGCCAGGCTGTTGAG GATGATAATGATGAGCTTCGCCGTTCACCTGGCACTCCCGTTTTTACAGCACCAGAATGTATTCTAG GTCTTACCTATCATGGCAAAGCAGCTGACACATGGGCAGTAGGAGTTACTTTATACTGTATGATATTGGGTGAATACCCCTTCCTTGGGGACACACTTCAAGATACATATGACAGA ATAGTCAATAATCCAATAATACTCCCAAATGATCTGAACCCACATGTAAAGAACCTAATACAAGGACTACTTTTGAAAG ACCCGAAACTTAGGATGACTCTGAGTGATGTTGCGGCACATAGCTGGGTCGTTGGAGATGATGGGCCAATTCCTGAGTACCTATGTTGGTGCAGAAGGAAGCGCTTTGGTCAAGAAAGCAACGAAAACAATACTACTGACTAA
- the LOC107629203 gene encoding uncharacterized protein LOC107629203, whose protein sequence is MLVMLIQTPLNTLKHLKNKPKGVERKQKKAQTCISISTKMASRKWTILVAFFILLIAMEAAIVNAQGKGNGNGNGDYGKGNNDKGNGKDNGKQDDKGKNKDKSKDKNKDKGKGEEKPPKKKYDESSDYEKLSPLPTGQERGFCKAKTACQFKTLVCPAECNQRKPKKNKQQKGCFLDCSSKCEATCKYRKANCDGYGSLCYDPRFVGGDGVMFYFHGAKGGNFAIVSDHDFQINAHFIGTRPQGRTRDYTWVQALAVMFDSHTLDIAARRVSQWDDKVDTLIVKWDGKLVSIPTDGEAEWRANGDDREVIIERTDDTNSLRVKVSGLVEMDIRARPIGEKENKVHNYQLPSDDAFAHLETQFRFKNLSDSVEGILGQTYRPNYVSTVKKGVAMPMMGGEDKYETRTLYSTTCKLCRFERPTEIASSEGLIAQY, encoded by the exons ATGCTTGTTATGCTCATCCAAACACCTCTCAATACATTGAAGCATTTGAAAAACAAACCAAAAGGGGTGgaaagaaagcagaaaaaggcTCAAACTTGCATCAGCATATCCACCAAGATGGCAAGTAGAAAGTGGACCATCTTGGTGGCATTCTTCATATTGCTTATAGCCATGGAAGCTGCCATTGTGAATGCTCAAGGGAAAGGTAATGGCAATGGCAATGGTGACTATGGCAAAGGGAATAATGACAAAGGGAATGGTAAGGATAATGGAAAGCAAGATGATAAGGGCAAGAACAAGGAcaagagcaaggacaagaacaagGACAAGGggaagggggaagagaagcctcCAAAGAAGAAGTATGATGAATCTTCAGACTATGAGAAGCTTTCACCTCTGCCAACCGGACAAGAGCGAGGTTTCTGTAAGGCGAAAACTGCTTGCCAGTTCAAGACACTCGTGTGTCCGGCCGAGTGTAACCAAAGGAAGCCAAAGAAGAACAAGCAGCAGAAGGGTTGTTTCTTGGATTGTAGCAGCAAATGTGAAGCCACTTGCAAGT ATAGAAAAGCTAACTGTGATGGATATGGCTCTCTTTGTTATGATCCTCGCTTCGTTGGAGGTGATGGTGTTATGTTCTACTTCCATGGTGCCAAGGGAGGAAACTTTGCCATAGTATCCGATCATGACTTCCAAATCAATGCTCACTTCATTGGAACTCGGCCACAAGGAAGGACTCGCGACTACACATGGGTGCAGGCTCTTGCTGTGATGTTTGACTCACACACTCTTGACATTGCAGCTAGGAGAGTATCTCAATGGGATGACAAAGTTGACACTCTCATAGTGAAGTGGGATGGTAAATTAGTTAGCATTCCAACCGATGGAGAAGCCGAATGGAGGGCTAATGGTGATGACAGGGAAGTGATCATTGAGAGAACTGATGATACAAACAGTTTGAGAGTGAAAGTTTCTGGTTTGGTTGAAATGGACATAAGGGCAAGGCCAATTGGAGAAAAAGAGAACAAGGTTCACAACTATCAATTGCCATCAGATGATGCTTTTGCTCATCTTGAGACACAATTCAGGTTCAAGAACCTTTCAGATTCTGTTGAAGGTATTTTGGGACAGACTTATAGGCCAAACTATGTTAGCACTGTCAAGAAAGGGGTTGCTATGCCCATGATGGGTGGAGAGGACAAGTATGAGACTAGGACTCTCTATTCGACTACCTGCAAACTCTGCCGGTTTGAGAGGCCAACTGAGATTGCTTCAAGTGAAGGATTGATTGCTCAGTACTGA
- the LOC107632362 gene encoding beta-galactosidase 8-like isoform X2, producing the protein MVAAMSVKKVDQFIFLWFLAIYAPAATFCANVTYDHRALIIDGNRRVLISGSIHYPRSTPEMWPDLIQRSKDGGVDVIETYVFWNLHEPIRGQYNFEGRGDLVKFVKEVAAAGLYVHLRIGPYVCAEWNYGGFPIWLHFIPGIKFRTDNEPFKAEMKRFTAKIVNMMKQESLYASQGGPIILSQIENEYGDVDWAYGPAAKPYIKWAASMATSLDTGVPWVMCMQADAPNPIVSLLWWSCTLQTCGRSCICCGKILSTWWNFYELLYGIIRQPKWGHLKDLHDSIKLCEEALIATDPAVTSLDPNIEVAVYKTDNVCAAFLANINTTIDVTVNFSSNSYRLPAWSVSILPDCKNVVFNTAKINSASTVSIFRTESLKQEVGSLENDSLGWSWISEPIGISKNDSFSKFGLLEQINTTADRSDYFWYSLSINLEDDDDSGSQTVLHIESLGHALYAFINGKLAGGGTGNNTNATVNVDIPVTLVTGKNTIDLLSLTVGLQNFGAFFDTWGAGITGPVTLKGLKNGSTIDLSSQQWTYQVGLLGEDLGLSSGNAGKWNSQSTLPKNQSLTWYKTNFVAPSGNDPVAIDFTGMGKGEAWVNGQSIGRYWPTYVSPNSGCTNSCDYRGYYYQSKCLRNCGKPSQTLYHVPRSWLKSDNNTLVLFEESGGDPTKISFATKQIGSVCSYISESHPPPLDLWNSDTESGRKAGPVLSLDCPYPNQVISSIKFASFGTPYGTCGNFNHGSCSSNSALYIVQKACIGSSSCNINVSVNTFGDPCKGVTKSLAVEASCM; encoded by the exons ATGGTAGCAGCAATGAGTGTAAAGAAGGTTGATCAGTTCATTTTTCTTTGGTTCCTTGCCATTTATGCACCAGCAGCTACATTTTGTGCCAATGTGACATATGATCACAGAGCATTGATCATTGATGGCAACCGCAGGGTGTTGATTTCTGGTTCCATTCATTATCCTCGTAGCACTCCTGAG ATGTGGCCAGACCTTATCCAGAGATCCAAAGATGGAGGAGTTGATGTGATTGAGACCTATGTTTTCTGGAACCTACACGAACCGATTAGAGGCCAG TATAATTTTGAAGGAAGGGGTGATTTAGTCAAATTTGTAAAGGAAGTGGCAGCAGCAGGTCTATATGTTCATCTGCGAATCGGTCCATATGTCTGTGCTGAATGGAACTACGG GGGTTTCCCTATTTGGCTGCATTTTATTCCAGGGATTAAGTTTCGAACCGATAATGAACCATTTAAG GCagagatgaagagattcactGCCAAGATTGTCAATATGATGAAGCAAGAGAGCCTCTATGCCTCACAAGGAGGACCTATTATCTTATCACAGATTGAAAATGAGTATGGAGATGTTGATTGGGCCTATGGTCCTGCAGCAAAACCTTACATAAAATGGGCAGCATCAATGGCTACTTCTCTTGATACTGGTGTCCCCTGGGTTATGTGCATGCAAGCAGATGCTCCTAATCCAATT GTTTCTTTATTATGGTGGAGCTGTACCTTACAGACCTGTGGAAGATCTTGCATTTGCTGTGGCAAGATTTTATCAACTTGGTGGAACTTTTATGAACTACTATATG GAATCATTAGACAGCCTAAGTGGGGACACCTTAAAGATTTGCATGATTCCATAAAGCTTTGTGAAGAAGCATTGATTGCTACTGATCCAGCAGTTACATCTCTTGATCCAAATATAGAG GTTGCAGTTTACAAAACAGATAATGTGTGTGCTGCTTTCCTTGCTAACATCAATACTACAATTGATGTGACTGTGAATTTTAGCAGCAACTCGTATCGGTTGCCGGCATGGTCAGTGAGCATCTTACCAGACTGCAAGAATGTTGTGTTTAATACTGCAAAG ATTAATTCTGCATCCACAGTGTCAATATTCAGAACTGAGTCTTTAAAACAAGAGGTTGGTTCTTTGGAAAATGATAGCTTGGGATGGAGTTGGATTAGTGAACCAATTGGAATTTCAAAGAATGATTCATTCTCAAAGTTTGGATTGCTAGAGCAAATAAACACCACTGCTGATAGAAGTGACTATTTTTGGTACTCATTAAG cATTAAtcttgaagatgatgatgattctGGTTCTCAAACTGTTCTTCACATTGAATCCCTTGGTCATGCCCTTTATGCTTTCATAAATGGGAAGCTTGCAG GGGGTGGAACTGGCAACAACACCAACGCCACTGTCAACGTCGACATTCCTGTCACACTTGTAACTGGAAAGAACACAATTGACCTCTTGAGTTTAACTGTAGGACTTCAG aacttTGGAGCATTTTTTGACACATGGGGTGCTGGAATCACTGGACCAGTAACATTGAAAGGATTGAAGAATGGAAGTACTATTGATCTCTCCTCCCAACAATGGACTTATCAG GTAGGCCTTCTTGGTGAAGACTTAGGTCTGTCTAGTGGAAATGCTGGAAAGTGGAATTCACAATCTACCTTACCTAAGAATCAATCACTAACATGGTACAAG ACAAACTTTGTTGCTCCCTCTGGCAATGATCCGGTTGCAATCGACTTCACCGGGATGGGGAAAGGAGAGGCTTGGGTGAATGGACAGAGCATTGGAAGATACTGGCCTACATATGTCTCTCCAAATTCTGGTTGTACCAACTCATGTGACTATAGAGGGTACTATTATCAATCCAAATGTCTCAGGAACTGTGGAAAACCATCACAGACATT ATACCATGTACCAAGATCATGGTTAAAATCAGACAACAACACTCTTGTATTGTTTGAGGAAAGTGGAGGTGATCCTACAAAAATATCTTTTGCTACAAAGCAGATAGGAAGTGTGTGTTCATATATATCTGAATCTCACCCTCCACCATTAGACTTGTGGAATTCAGACACAGAATCAGGGAGAAAAGCAGGGCCAGTGTTGTCACTGGACTGCCCTTATCCTAATCAGGTGATCTCTTCCATTAAATTCGCGAGTTTCGGAACACCTTATGGAACTTGTGGAAACTTCAACCATGGAAGCTGCAGCAGCAATAGTGCTCTATACATTGTGCAAAAG GCTTGCATTGGATCAAGCAGTTGTAACATCAATGTATCGGTTAATACATTCGGAGATCCATGTAAAGGAGTGACTAAAAGTCTTGCTGTTGAAGCTTCTTGTATGTAG
- the LOC107632362 gene encoding beta-galactosidase 8-like isoform X1: MVAAMSVKKVDQFIFLWFLAIYAPAATFCANVTYDHRALIIDGNRRVLISGSIHYPRSTPEMWPDLIQRSKDGGVDVIETYVFWNLHEPIRGQYNFEGRGDLVKFVKEVAAAGLYVHLRIGPYVCAEWNYGGFPIWLHFIPGIKFRTDNEPFKAEMKRFTAKIVNMMKQESLYASQGGPIILSQIENEYGDVDWAYGPAAKPYIKWAASMATSLDTGVPWVMCMQADAPNPIIDTCNGFYCDQFTPNSNAKPKIWTEGYNGWFLYYGGAVPYRPVEDLAFAVARFYQLGGTFMNYYMYHGGTNFGRTTGGPFVATSYDYDAPLDEYGIIRQPKWGHLKDLHDSIKLCEEALIATDPAVTSLDPNIEVAVYKTDNVCAAFLANINTTIDVTVNFSSNSYRLPAWSVSILPDCKNVVFNTAKINSASTVSIFRTESLKQEVGSLENDSLGWSWISEPIGISKNDSFSKFGLLEQINTTADRSDYFWYSLSINLEDDDDSGSQTVLHIESLGHALYAFINGKLAGGGTGNNTNATVNVDIPVTLVTGKNTIDLLSLTVGLQNFGAFFDTWGAGITGPVTLKGLKNGSTIDLSSQQWTYQVGLLGEDLGLSSGNAGKWNSQSTLPKNQSLTWYKTNFVAPSGNDPVAIDFTGMGKGEAWVNGQSIGRYWPTYVSPNSGCTNSCDYRGYYYQSKCLRNCGKPSQTLYHVPRSWLKSDNNTLVLFEESGGDPTKISFATKQIGSVCSYISESHPPPLDLWNSDTESGRKAGPVLSLDCPYPNQVISSIKFASFGTPYGTCGNFNHGSCSSNSALYIVQKACIGSSSCNINVSVNTFGDPCKGVTKSLAVEASCM, from the exons ATGGTAGCAGCAATGAGTGTAAAGAAGGTTGATCAGTTCATTTTTCTTTGGTTCCTTGCCATTTATGCACCAGCAGCTACATTTTGTGCCAATGTGACATATGATCACAGAGCATTGATCATTGATGGCAACCGCAGGGTGTTGATTTCTGGTTCCATTCATTATCCTCGTAGCACTCCTGAG ATGTGGCCAGACCTTATCCAGAGATCCAAAGATGGAGGAGTTGATGTGATTGAGACCTATGTTTTCTGGAACCTACACGAACCGATTAGAGGCCAG TATAATTTTGAAGGAAGGGGTGATTTAGTCAAATTTGTAAAGGAAGTGGCAGCAGCAGGTCTATATGTTCATCTGCGAATCGGTCCATATGTCTGTGCTGAATGGAACTACGG GGGTTTCCCTATTTGGCTGCATTTTATTCCAGGGATTAAGTTTCGAACCGATAATGAACCATTTAAG GCagagatgaagagattcactGCCAAGATTGTCAATATGATGAAGCAAGAGAGCCTCTATGCCTCACAAGGAGGACCTATTATCTTATCACAGATTGAAAATGAGTATGGAGATGTTGATTGGGCCTATGGTCCTGCAGCAAAACCTTACATAAAATGGGCAGCATCAATGGCTACTTCTCTTGATACTGGTGTCCCCTGGGTTATGTGCATGCAAGCAGATGCTCCTAATCCAATT ATTGACACATGCAATGGATTTTACTGCGATCAGTTCACACCAAACTCTAATGCTAAGCCGAAGATTTGGACCGAGGGCTATAACGGATG GTTTCTTTATTATGGTGGAGCTGTACCTTACAGACCTGTGGAAGATCTTGCATTTGCTGTGGCAAGATTTTATCAACTTGGTGGAACTTTTATGAACTACTATATG TATCATGGAGGAACCAATTTTGGTAGAACCACAGGTGGACCTTTTGTTGCTACTAGTTATGACTATGATGCACCACTTGATGAGTATG GAATCATTAGACAGCCTAAGTGGGGACACCTTAAAGATTTGCATGATTCCATAAAGCTTTGTGAAGAAGCATTGATTGCTACTGATCCAGCAGTTACATCTCTTGATCCAAATATAGAG GTTGCAGTTTACAAAACAGATAATGTGTGTGCTGCTTTCCTTGCTAACATCAATACTACAATTGATGTGACTGTGAATTTTAGCAGCAACTCGTATCGGTTGCCGGCATGGTCAGTGAGCATCTTACCAGACTGCAAGAATGTTGTGTTTAATACTGCAAAG ATTAATTCTGCATCCACAGTGTCAATATTCAGAACTGAGTCTTTAAAACAAGAGGTTGGTTCTTTGGAAAATGATAGCTTGGGATGGAGTTGGATTAGTGAACCAATTGGAATTTCAAAGAATGATTCATTCTCAAAGTTTGGATTGCTAGAGCAAATAAACACCACTGCTGATAGAAGTGACTATTTTTGGTACTCATTAAG cATTAAtcttgaagatgatgatgattctGGTTCTCAAACTGTTCTTCACATTGAATCCCTTGGTCATGCCCTTTATGCTTTCATAAATGGGAAGCTTGCAG GGGGTGGAACTGGCAACAACACCAACGCCACTGTCAACGTCGACATTCCTGTCACACTTGTAACTGGAAAGAACACAATTGACCTCTTGAGTTTAACTGTAGGACTTCAG aacttTGGAGCATTTTTTGACACATGGGGTGCTGGAATCACTGGACCAGTAACATTGAAAGGATTGAAGAATGGAAGTACTATTGATCTCTCCTCCCAACAATGGACTTATCAG GTAGGCCTTCTTGGTGAAGACTTAGGTCTGTCTAGTGGAAATGCTGGAAAGTGGAATTCACAATCTACCTTACCTAAGAATCAATCACTAACATGGTACAAG ACAAACTTTGTTGCTCCCTCTGGCAATGATCCGGTTGCAATCGACTTCACCGGGATGGGGAAAGGAGAGGCTTGGGTGAATGGACAGAGCATTGGAAGATACTGGCCTACATATGTCTCTCCAAATTCTGGTTGTACCAACTCATGTGACTATAGAGGGTACTATTATCAATCCAAATGTCTCAGGAACTGTGGAAAACCATCACAGACATT ATACCATGTACCAAGATCATGGTTAAAATCAGACAACAACACTCTTGTATTGTTTGAGGAAAGTGGAGGTGATCCTACAAAAATATCTTTTGCTACAAAGCAGATAGGAAGTGTGTGTTCATATATATCTGAATCTCACCCTCCACCATTAGACTTGTGGAATTCAGACACAGAATCAGGGAGAAAAGCAGGGCCAGTGTTGTCACTGGACTGCCCTTATCCTAATCAGGTGATCTCTTCCATTAAATTCGCGAGTTTCGGAACACCTTATGGAACTTGTGGAAACTTCAACCATGGAAGCTGCAGCAGCAATAGTGCTCTATACATTGTGCAAAAG GCTTGCATTGGATCAAGCAGTTGTAACATCAATGTATCGGTTAATACATTCGGAGATCCATGTAAAGGAGTGACTAAAAGTCTTGCTGTTGAAGCTTCTTGTATGTAG
- the LOC107629202 gene encoding ribosomal RNA-processing protein 8 isoform X2, translating to MASNSKTENKTKKKNTKTVTKQNSKTITKSKNENKNKNKKKENVSDNKKNKKRENENANKKTNNKKKKLTHSNGNSKHRGGESLVDPSSISESQQKREVESVEQEEEDSTVVSNGRTDGKKPKKSKRNREEVEEEDEGDAKSHVFPMNRIRTIVKAEDPDLRVSQEAIFVVNKAAEKFLEQFAQDGYVRCVQERRKSLSYKHLDFVPETMKAEDAL from the exons ATGGCTTCAAACTCCAAAACGGAAAacaagacgaagaagaagaacacCAAAACCGTAACCAAACAAAATTCCAAGACCATCACCAAATCGAAGAAcgagaacaagaacaagaacaagaagaaggaGAACGTCTCAGATaataagaagaacaagaagagggAGAATGAGAATGCGAACAAAAAGaccaacaacaagaagaagaagctcacacaCAGCAATGGCAACTCGAAGCACCGCGGTGGTGAATCTCTGGTTGATCCTAGCTCCATCTCCGAGTCACAGCAAAAGCGAGAAGTAGAATCAgttgaacaagaagaggaagatagCACTGTAGTCTCCAATGGACGAACCGATGGCAAAAAACCTAAGAAATCGAAGCGTAATCGGGAGGAGGTGGAAGAGGAAGACGAAGGAGACGCGAAATCGCACGTGTTTCCGATGAATCGTATAAGAACAATTGTCAAGGCCGAAGATCCGGATTTGCGCGTTTCTCAGGAAGCGATTTTCGTCGTCAACAAAGCTGCG GAGAAGTTCCTTGAACAATTTGCGCAGGACGGTTATGTTCGGTGTGTCCAAGAGCGTAGGAAGTCTCTGAGCTACAAGCACCTAG ATTTTGTTCCTGAGACAATGAAAGCTGAGGATGCATTATGA
- the LOC107629202 gene encoding ribosomal RNA-processing protein 8 isoform X1: protein MASNSKTENKTKKKNTKTVTKQNSKTITKSKNENKNKNKKKENVSDNKKNKKRENENANKKTNNKKKKLTHSNGNSKHRGGESLVDPSSISESQQKREVESVEQEEEDSTVVSNGRTDGKKPKKSKRNREEVEEEDEGDAKSHVFPMNRIRTIVKAEDPDLRVSQEAIFVVNKAAEKFLEQFAQDGYVRCVQERRKSLSYKHLAHVVSKQRRYEFLSDFVPETMKAEDAL, encoded by the exons ATGGCTTCAAACTCCAAAACGGAAAacaagacgaagaagaagaacacCAAAACCGTAACCAAACAAAATTCCAAGACCATCACCAAATCGAAGAAcgagaacaagaacaagaacaagaagaaggaGAACGTCTCAGATaataagaagaacaagaagagggAGAATGAGAATGCGAACAAAAAGaccaacaacaagaagaagaagctcacacaCAGCAATGGCAACTCGAAGCACCGCGGTGGTGAATCTCTGGTTGATCCTAGCTCCATCTCCGAGTCACAGCAAAAGCGAGAAGTAGAATCAgttgaacaagaagaggaagatagCACTGTAGTCTCCAATGGACGAACCGATGGCAAAAAACCTAAGAAATCGAAGCGTAATCGGGAGGAGGTGGAAGAGGAAGACGAAGGAGACGCGAAATCGCACGTGTTTCCGATGAATCGTATAAGAACAATTGTCAAGGCCGAAGATCCGGATTTGCGCGTTTCTCAGGAAGCGATTTTCGTCGTCAACAAAGCTGCG GAGAAGTTCCTTGAACAATTTGCGCAGGACGGTTATGTTCGGTGTGTCCAAGAGCGTAGGAAGTCTCTGAGCTACAAGCACCTAG CGCATGTTGTGAGTAAGCAGCGGAGATATGAATTTCTTTCTG ATTTTGTTCCTGAGACAATGAAAGCTGAGGATGCATTATGA